In Maridesulfovibrio sp., a single genomic region encodes these proteins:
- a CDS encoding nucleotidyl transferase AbiEii/AbiGii toxin family protein translates to MNKYEKQVRILLRVLSLIEYDHPNGDGSAFLALKGGTALNFFLWNLPRLSVDIDLAYCPINDRKTALRDISESMQKLAKQVETIMPAATVNLTAPNNAAPKVLIKHDGVMVKVEPNATIRGTVYETEYSDLQPEVERRFEMAAEVRRLSIHDLYGGKICAALDRQHPRDLFDVAQLLDTEGLTEKTRKAFLVYLLGHNRPMSEILNPNFQPLADAYEKEFRGMTQTKVALEKLEATRDQLVQEIKSGLSNGDKQFLLSVKKGNPEWELLGIPHAAQLPAVLWKLQNIEKLRKNEKKHAEAIRKLEECLEV, encoded by the coding sequence TTGAATAAATACGAAAAGCAGGTGCGTATCCTGCTGCGTGTCTTGTCCTTGATTGAATATGACCATCCCAACGGTGACGGTTCAGCATTCCTCGCTCTGAAAGGCGGCACGGCCCTGAATTTTTTCCTTTGGAATCTGCCACGCCTGTCCGTAGACATTGACCTTGCTTACTGCCCAATCAATGACCGCAAGACAGCTCTGCGCGATATTTCAGAAAGCATGCAAAAACTTGCGAAGCAGGTGGAAACAATCATGCCTGCCGCAACAGTAAATCTGACCGCGCCAAACAATGCCGCTCCCAAGGTCTTAATCAAGCACGATGGAGTAATGGTTAAGGTTGAACCCAATGCCACCATTCGCGGCACAGTATATGAGACAGAATATTCTGACCTACAGCCGGAAGTTGAACGCCGCTTTGAAATGGCAGCTGAAGTACGCCGCCTTTCCATTCATGATCTATACGGTGGTAAAATATGCGCGGCACTGGATCGCCAACATCCACGCGATCTTTTTGATGTAGCCCAGCTGCTCGACACCGAAGGGCTGACCGAGAAAACCCGAAAGGCATTTCTCGTCTATCTACTCGGACACAACCGCCCAATGTCGGAAATTCTGAATCCCAATTTCCAACCCTTAGCCGATGCCTACGAAAAAGAGTTCCGGGGCATGACACAGACTAAAGTTGCCCTTGAAAAGCTTGAAGCCACCCGCGATCAGCTGGTCCAAGAAATCAAGTCTGGCCTAAGCAATGGCGACAAGCAATTCCTGCTCTCCGTCAAAAAGGGAAATCCTGAATGGGAACTTCTGGGAATCCCTCACGCCGCGCAACTACCTGCCGTGCTTTGGAAACTGCAGAATATTGAGAAGTTGAGAAAGAATGAGAAGAAGCATGCTGAGGCTATTCGGAAGCTTGAGGAGTGTTTGGAAGTTTAG
- a CDS encoding type IV toxin-antitoxin system AbiEi family antitoxin domain-containing protein → MDQRRGTKINQLMLAWPNGTIKNSEELAKLEINKSLVQGYMEQGWLVSVGRGAYAKSHDTPTWLGGLHSLQQKDKPFIHAGGRTALELQGYTHYVSAQKREIFLFAPPKTKLAAWFAKYDWGQTIVFTSTSLFPDNLSDSFTEHDAGTFTVKISSPERAILELLHHVLQKVGFDEAFQLMQGLGTLRPTLVQTLLEECNSIKVKRLFLYLARESGHRWLSRIKRDSIQLGSGKREIVKNGMLDKEFNITVPKHNEEELF, encoded by the coding sequence ATGGACCAAAGAAGAGGAACAAAAATAAACCAACTCATGCTGGCGTGGCCCAACGGGACCATAAAAAATTCCGAAGAGCTGGCGAAGCTGGAAATCAACAAGTCACTTGTCCAAGGATACATGGAGCAAGGCTGGCTTGTTTCCGTAGGTCGCGGTGCATATGCCAAATCGCATGACACCCCCACTTGGCTCGGTGGCCTGCATAGCTTGCAGCAAAAAGACAAACCATTCATCCATGCCGGGGGCAGAACTGCTCTTGAGCTTCAGGGCTATACCCACTACGTCTCAGCACAGAAGCGTGAAATATTCCTTTTTGCTCCCCCCAAAACAAAACTGGCGGCATGGTTTGCCAAATACGATTGGGGGCAGACTATCGTCTTTACTTCCACCTCCCTATTTCCTGACAACCTCTCCGACAGCTTCACTGAACACGATGCTGGAACTTTTACGGTAAAAATATCCTCCCCAGAACGCGCCATACTTGAACTGCTGCACCACGTACTGCAAAAAGTAGGTTTCGATGAAGCTTTTCAACTTATGCAAGGACTCGGCACTTTACGGCCCACGCTTGTCCAAACACTGCTCGAAGAGTGCAACAGCATCAAGGTCAAAAGGCTATTCCTCTACCTTGCTAGAGAAAGCGGACACCGCTGGCTTTCCCGCATCAAACGCGACAGCATCCAACTGGGCTCCGGCAAACGCGAGATAGTAAAAAACGGCATGCTGGATAAAGAATTCAACATCACCGTCCCCAAGCACAATGAAGAGGAACTGTTTTGA
- a CDS encoding response regulator, whose amino-acid sequence MPLRRNARLIFLFKSFCVFMMFLLLSGCVPEQEAPRVVDGTVDLSSWDFERNGLVRLFGDWEFQWGDNERSDRFHVPGLWQGQTVAGETLSAKGNAVYRLRICMPDVLPEHMAVLVAGGMSVCEVRINGSKIESSGKLGTSAESEHPVRHYVIAECPQSERIIQLALLVSNHHNIQGGLNGNVLIGTSRQINNFYTIPRVLGGCMAGALSCLALLYLVMFSMRRSSREYLYFGLFCLFWCIAILFSPSSGFLMTVLAPSIPWDSYINLSMLPYGATIPLMLMFYHRLFPKRYGRIIERICWAIGLSYVVYIMLTPPNAYDVVAFFYYLFSNIVLIYMFGCFALDVIHREKGIWILLLGYVALGFTELDEMLFDLNIINSASLRLLGVFIFVLSYACYLALRFSRAFSKVEKLSVELETANVRLLQLDRLKDDFLARTTHELKTPLAGMIGVAESLIGDTRGSISGTAAAHLDVIVHSGKRLANLINDVLDLSRLKHKDIVLQLESVSPHVAVQRVLALGETLKRGNDVSLVNAIAPDFPAVKADPDRLEQILFNLIGNSLKFTNSGHVTVSAAEYEGLVEIAITDTGTGISAEDQKIIFNTYEQGSSPDVGGLGLGLSITRHLVELHGGTLAVSSDDGCGSRFYFSLPLAESTFSENSPGSLPIIFDDVYQADSVDGTALPALVSAKSLQSDISISGNKYQVLVVDDEPVNLQVVASILNIAGISFCTAQNGATALKMLEDGHEPDMLLLDVMMPDMSGYAVCRELRKKYPASVMPIVLLTVKNRIEDIVEGFSAGANDYLTKPFSREELGARVAMQLKLKEAYTAQEENLALKRELELRRKTENGLRYMQARLAKILDSIDDAIIGVNLSNEIAFCNRPFEKLSGRSGGEILGEPLASLLGGGPETHETLLGYMRHQAGAADQSIVFDGITIMADKDKELAVSFWVTGLEIEEEIMGLMIVRPSGSGKAAGLPNLSSRLVQEFSADSEKEIWLADKDKRLLAVQVMTLAVDCWMESTGATKADMAEQSGLWNVYMEKDGYFRTQTLDKYLDEKTLPKNPRWKKIIVTADFVLANCPAGSKCYQNLKESCDLLRA is encoded by the coding sequence ATGCCGCTGCGTAGAAATGCAAGACTTATTTTTTTATTTAAATCATTCTGCGTGTTCATGATGTTTTTGCTTCTTTCAGGTTGCGTTCCTGAGCAGGAAGCCCCAAGGGTCGTTGACGGAACTGTAGACCTTTCTTCCTGGGACTTTGAGCGCAATGGGCTCGTACGCCTTTTCGGTGATTGGGAGTTTCAGTGGGGTGACAACGAAAGAAGTGACCGTTTTCACGTGCCCGGACTGTGGCAGGGACAAACGGTCGCCGGGGAAACCCTGAGCGCAAAAGGCAATGCGGTTTACCGTCTCCGGATTTGCATGCCGGATGTTTTGCCGGAGCATATGGCAGTACTTGTGGCCGGAGGCATGTCGGTCTGTGAAGTACGGATTAACGGCTCGAAGATAGAATCCAGCGGAAAACTCGGTACCAGTGCTGAATCAGAACACCCCGTACGCCATTATGTGATCGCCGAGTGTCCGCAGTCGGAGCGGATTATCCAACTGGCCTTACTTGTCTCCAACCACCATAATATACAGGGCGGTTTGAATGGTAATGTCCTGATCGGGACCTCCCGGCAGATTAATAATTTTTATACCATCCCCCGTGTGCTTGGTGGTTGTATGGCGGGGGCATTGTCCTGTCTGGCCCTGCTCTATCTTGTCATGTTCTCTATGCGCCGATCCAGCAGGGAATATCTTTATTTCGGATTGTTTTGCCTTTTCTGGTGTATAGCCATTCTCTTCAGCCCCTCTTCCGGCTTTTTGATGACAGTGCTTGCGCCTTCTATTCCATGGGATTCTTATATTAATTTATCCATGCTGCCATACGGGGCAACCATCCCGCTGATGCTGATGTTTTACCATCGGTTATTTCCCAAAAGGTATGGAAGAATAATCGAGCGGATCTGCTGGGCAATCGGCCTGTCCTATGTGGTTTATATTATGCTGACGCCCCCCAATGCATATGATGTGGTGGCGTTCTTTTATTATCTGTTCAGCAATATTGTTTTAATTTATATGTTCGGTTGTTTTGCGCTGGATGTAATCCACAGGGAAAAAGGGATCTGGATACTTCTTCTGGGCTATGTTGCCCTTGGTTTTACAGAACTTGATGAGATGCTTTTTGATTTGAACATTATCAACTCCGCATCCCTCCGCCTTCTCGGAGTTTTTATCTTTGTACTTTCCTATGCCTGTTACCTTGCCCTGCGTTTTTCCCGTGCTTTCTCAAAGGTGGAAAAACTTTCTGTTGAGTTGGAAACAGCCAACGTCCGACTGTTGCAACTGGACAGGTTGAAAGATGATTTTCTGGCCAGGACCACCCATGAGTTGAAAACGCCACTGGCCGGGATGATCGGAGTTGCGGAATCCCTGATAGGCGATACAAGGGGCAGTATATCCGGCACAGCCGCAGCCCACTTGGATGTTATCGTACATAGCGGGAAACGGTTGGCGAATCTCATCAACGACGTTCTCGATCTTTCCCGGTTGAAACATAAGGATATAGTTTTACAACTCGAATCCGTCAGTCCTCATGTTGCGGTCCAGCGTGTCCTTGCTCTTGGTGAAACCCTCAAGCGCGGGAATGATGTGTCGCTCGTTAATGCCATTGCTCCTGATTTTCCTGCCGTGAAAGCGGACCCGGACAGGCTCGAACAGATATTGTTTAATCTAATTGGTAACAGTCTCAAATTTACCAATTCCGGGCATGTCACTGTTTCTGCTGCCGAGTATGAAGGTCTGGTGGAAATTGCGATCACAGATACAGGGACGGGCATCTCCGCCGAGGACCAGAAAATAATTTTCAATACATATGAGCAGGGAAGTTCACCCGATGTCGGCGGACTGGGGCTTGGTCTTTCAATCACCCGCCACCTTGTTGAACTGCATGGCGGTACTCTGGCTGTTAGCTCTGATGATGGCTGTGGGAGTCGTTTTTACTTTTCGTTACCTTTGGCGGAGAGTACTTTTTCAGAAAATTCGCCGGGGTCTCTGCCTATTATTTTTGACGATGTTTATCAGGCCGACAGCGTGGATGGTACGGCCCTCCCCGCACTTGTTTCTGCAAAATCCCTGCAAAGCGATATTTCCATTTCAGGTAATAAGTATCAGGTGCTGGTGGTGGATGATGAACCGGTCAATCTGCAGGTGGTCGCATCCATATTGAATATAGCCGGGATTTCCTTTTGCACGGCACAGAATGGAGCTACAGCCCTAAAAATGCTTGAAGACGGGCATGAGCCGGACATGCTGCTGCTTGATGTCATGATGCCGGACATGAGCGGTTATGCTGTTTGCCGGGAGTTACGTAAAAAATATCCGGCATCGGTGATGCCCATTGTTTTGCTGACTGTGAAAAACCGCATTGAAGATATTGTTGAAGGCTTTTCCGCCGGGGCCAACGATTACCTCACAAAACCCTTCTCGCGTGAAGAGCTGGGGGCGCGTGTCGCCATGCAGCTTAAATTGAAAGAAGCCTATACTGCACAGGAAGAAAATCTGGCTTTGAAGCGGGAGCTTGAATTACGCCGAAAGACCGAAAACGGACTGCGCTATATGCAGGCAAGACTGGCCAAAATCCTTGATTCTATTGATGACGCGATAATCGGTGTGAACCTGAGCAACGAAATCGCGTTTTGCAACCGGCCTTTCGAGAAACTCAGCGGACGTAGCGGCGGGGAGATACTGGGTGAGCCGCTGGCCTCGCTGCTTGGGGGCGGGCCAGAAACACATGAAACACTGCTTGGTTACATGCGCCATCAGGCTGGGGCAGCAGATCAGTCAATTGTTTTTGATGGCATCACCATAATGGCTGACAAAGATAAAGAACTTGCGGTCTCCTTCTGGGTTACGGGTTTGGAGATTGAAGAGGAAATAATGGGGTTGATGATTGTCCGTCCGTCCGGTTCCGGGAAGGCGGCAGGACTTCCTAATCTATCTTCCAGACTGGTTCAGGAATTTAGTGCGGATAGTGAAAAAGAAATCTGGCTGGCAGATAAAGACAAACGTTTGCTGGCTGTTCAGGTTATGACCTTGGCAGTGGATTGCTGGATGGAGTCAACAGGTGCCACAAAAGCAGACATGGCGGAACAGTCCGGTTTGTGGAATGTCTATATGGAAAAAGACGGCTATTTTCGGACCCAGACTTTGGATAAATATCTTGATGAGAAGACTCTTCCCAAGAACCCCCGCTGGAAAAAAATTATTGTTACAGCTGATTTTGTTCTTGCCAATTGTCCAGCAGGTTCAAAGTGTTATCAGAACTTGAAAGAAAGTTGTGACCTTTTGAGAGCGTAA
- a CDS encoding DUF4365 domain-containing protein, with translation MGVDKNSSTDRIGVSTLELFFNKLGWLFREQVIHDHGIDAHVEVVIDGEATGRLIAIQIKTGKSYFSEKSCGNYIFRTDQRHAEYWAEHCLPVILVMINPEEEELVWQALNDSTIVRTGKGYKVSVPASKKLDANALTEIAGLSNYPDYIQKMNKLRLDHEWMELIHDGWEVYIEFNDWVNKSLARFEIKIGSDHKDFGEKKWPMIYGAGMSIEDALSYVIPWASFAVDEDLHREEAEGVWCAECYGGYDKEDDIVYYTMGFDEWYTPPEGLVPCSEDGETAHYRLILSLNDIGSSFLELDEFLRSEEMLISEAR, from the coding sequence GTGGGAGTAGATAAGAATTCTTCAACTGACCGGATAGGGGTTTCAACGCTAGAGCTGTTCTTCAATAAGCTAGGGTGGTTATTTAGAGAACAGGTGATTCATGATCACGGTATTGATGCCCATGTTGAAGTCGTAATAGATGGAGAGGCAACAGGAAGACTCATAGCTATTCAGATTAAAACAGGGAAAAGCTATTTCTCAGAAAAATCATGTGGAAATTATATTTTCAGGACTGACCAAAGGCATGCTGAATATTGGGCTGAACACTGTCTTCCTGTGATTTTGGTGATGATAAACCCTGAAGAGGAAGAGCTTGTATGGCAGGCTTTAAATGATTCTACGATTGTCAGAACAGGTAAAGGATACAAAGTTTCTGTCCCTGCTTCTAAGAAACTTGATGCAAATGCTTTGACGGAAATTGCGGGTCTGTCTAATTACCCAGATTATATACAAAAGATGAATAAGCTGAGACTAGATCATGAGTGGATGGAACTTATTCATGATGGATGGGAAGTTTATATCGAGTTCAATGATTGGGTAAATAAATCCTTAGCAAGATTTGAAATTAAAATAGGTAGTGACCATAAGGATTTTGGCGAAAAGAAATGGCCTATGATTTATGGGGCTGGGATGTCGATAGAAGATGCGCTCTCTTATGTCATTCCATGGGCTTCTTTTGCCGTTGATGAAGATCTCCACCGTGAAGAGGCAGAGGGTGTTTGGTGTGCTGAATGTTACGGCGGATATGATAAAGAAGACGATATTGTTTATTACACAATGGGGTTTGACGAGTGGTACACGCCTCCCGAAGGACTAGTTCCGTGCTCCGAGGATGGCGAAACTGCTCACTACAGGCTCATTTTAAGTTTGAACGATATTGGTTCTTCGTTTCTGGAATTAGATGAATTCTTGCGTAGTGAAGAGATGCTGATTTCGGAGGCTCGGTAA
- a CDS encoding alpha/beta hydrolase, with amino-acid sequence MMKFRVLVLLAAMLAVSTAGVQAAEDGKKFDAHATSFSYFFKDADMDFHFGNLVLGSAGNGGVEIGEAFYAASQIKDGDAVSWQKEWYELARRVEARGERSLKEGHKVSARDQLLRAAYYYRISLLAMLPDNPELQKRGLKSRSLMIKAGQLFDPPLEYFEIPFENTVLPGFFRKADSSGKPTKTLLMIGGGETYIEDLFFYIARQAHDRGYNFMTVDLPGQGMMPHAGYVFRTDTNVPMKAVVDYALKRKDVDPAKLAAYGISGGGLFVPQAAMHDKRIKAIAMSSAVVDAHKLFADMPAAVASKKDMEGWTSFHGNVVESICWRYGVDKPSGLIEANNGNTFDAGKIAAPALLIVGEGEYRSKEVQRQQKKALDNFTDPRSALVVTPSNEGATNHCLMENRSIVGQVLFDWLDVVFK; translated from the coding sequence ATGATGAAATTCAGGGTTCTCGTATTGCTGGCCGCAATGCTGGCAGTGTCAACAGCAGGTGTTCAGGCAGCTGAAGACGGCAAAAAGTTTGATGCCCACGCCACAAGCTTCAGCTACTTCTTCAAGGATGCTGATATGGATTTTCATTTTGGCAACCTTGTTCTCGGTTCTGCCGGGAATGGTGGCGTAGAGATCGGCGAGGCATTTTATGCTGCTTCGCAGATCAAAGACGGGGATGCAGTCAGTTGGCAGAAAGAATGGTATGAGCTTGCCCGTCGGGTAGAGGCTCGTGGAGAGCGCTCATTGAAAGAGGGGCACAAGGTTAGCGCACGGGATCAGCTTTTACGCGCTGCTTACTATTACCGCATTTCTTTGCTGGCCATGCTGCCGGATAATCCGGAACTGCAAAAGCGCGGCCTCAAGAGCCGGTCGCTTATGATAAAGGCGGGACAGCTTTTTGATCCGCCGCTGGAGTATTTTGAAATCCCCTTTGAAAATACGGTTCTGCCGGGATTTTTTCGTAAAGCCGATTCTTCAGGCAAGCCGACCAAAACTCTGCTTATGATTGGCGGGGGCGAGACTTACATTGAAGACCTCTTTTTCTACATAGCGCGGCAGGCACATGACCGTGGCTACAACTTCATGACTGTCGACCTGCCCGGACAGGGCATGATGCCCCATGCAGGGTATGTTTTCCGCACTGATACCAATGTGCCTATGAAGGCTGTGGTTGATTACGCCCTGAAACGTAAGGATGTTGATCCTGCTAAACTGGCTGCTTACGGCATCAGTGGCGGCGGACTTTTTGTTCCGCAGGCCGCTATGCACGATAAACGCATCAAAGCCATCGCCATGAGTTCGGCAGTGGTGGATGCCCATAAGCTTTTCGCTGACATGCCTGCCGCAGTGGCTTCGAAAAAGGATATGGAAGGATGGACTTCTTTTCACGGTAATGTGGTCGAGTCAATCTGCTGGCGCTACGGCGTGGATAAGCCTTCGGGACTGATTGAAGCCAACAACGGCAATACCTTTGATGCAGGTAAAATAGCCGCTCCGGCCCTGCTTATCGTCGGAGAGGGTGAATATCGCAGCAAGGAAGTACAGCGGCAGCAAAAAAAGGCTTTGGACAACTTCACGGACCCAAGAAGTGCCCTGGTAGTTACTCCTTCCAATGAAGGAGCCACAAACCACTGCCTCATGGAAAATCGCAGCATAGTGGGACAGGTTCTGTTTGACTGGCTGGATGTAGTGTTCAAATAA
- a CDS encoding leucine-rich repeat domain-containing protein: MPKTSHIYDHKVKFCIAGTIFYKIFTAKRSKQTSLTISSYELKEEPIFAPVQLPDLIGELSDLEELKIIGVNLTSLPTSIGKLTKLKTLHLHKNLLSDLPPSFGKLSNLEELDIKNNLFTNLPDPICKLPQLKRLNLSSNPLTGLPDNITKLQHLEELGLSMNVFQGNPPCGKKMPALEWIQLQDNKISSLKRLKNLCLEGHSISV; the protein is encoded by the coding sequence ATGCCCAAAACATCGCACATATATGATCACAAGGTAAAATTTTGCATCGCCGGAACTATTTTCTATAAAATTTTCACCGCGAAAAGAAGCAAACAAACCTCGCTAACAATTTCCAGCTACGAGCTAAAGGAAGAACCAATTTTCGCCCCAGTACAATTACCGGACTTAATTGGTGAACTCAGCGATCTTGAAGAACTAAAAATTATTGGCGTAAATTTAACGAGCCTCCCCACTTCAATCGGGAAACTGACCAAACTTAAAACACTGCATCTACACAAGAACTTATTATCAGACCTACCGCCTTCATTTGGGAAATTATCAAATCTTGAAGAGCTGGACATAAAAAACAATTTATTTACAAATCTTCCTGATCCGATATGCAAACTGCCTCAATTGAAAAGACTGAATTTGAGTAGTAATCCGCTCACAGGCCTGCCTGACAACATTACGAAATTACAACATCTAGAAGAATTGGGCTTGAGTATGAACGTCTTTCAAGGAAATCCCCCATGCGGTAAAAAAATGCCTGCCTTAGAATGGATTCAACTACAGGATAATAAAATATCATCATTGAAAAGGTTGAAAAATCTGTGCTTAGAAGGTCATTCCATTTCCGTTTGA
- a CDS encoding prolyl oligopeptidase family serine peptidase, whose amino-acid sequence MVRVTSPPCNLDVNKVLAAVSKDVSRATGIKESFITYYWQTFDNVVYEGKETDKPLYVDLYVPGFFSDDDVKGMLNAVADALVDHAGVERKWLFIHTHFPLPEQVYIGGGITKWDTYRGKPNNKPRDMADRALNRFMFNDASFVFQCLWRFGIIASGASDLGELLTITSRVEDFNKESWYKSWNSMAARVRSMGDEFVASGHDISAGQAYFRATNYYRASEIYLSKDDPRKHLAWDDGRKSFLKAAALSGGRIEPVRIPYEKTTLPGYFIKADNSGKKRPLLMIQTGLDGTAEDLYFILGVQAAKRGYNCLIYEGPGQGEAISVEKLPFRYDWEKVVSPVVDYALNRSEVDADRLAIIGYSMGGYLVPRALAFEKRIRWGIVDGGVYSVFDGTMTKFPKEVRDGVGKSSRKKDVNKLAYAEMEKHPDLKQFINQMLWTFDAATPYDLFTMLKKYTMKDVFGKIDTEMLVLNSSNDQIAGSNAQAKKFYNGLKCKKSYFEFNTDHGAQFHCQSGAPFVSSERILNWLDERAKPKQK is encoded by the coding sequence ATGGTCAGAGTCACATCGCCGCCCTGTAATCTGGACGTAAACAAAGTGCTGGCGGCGGTAAGTAAGGATGTCAGCAGAGCTACAGGGATCAAGGAGTCCTTCATCACCTACTATTGGCAGACTTTTGACAATGTGGTGTATGAAGGCAAGGAAACCGACAAACCGCTTTATGTAGACCTCTATGTGCCCGGATTTTTTAGCGATGATGATGTCAAAGGCATGCTCAATGCCGTGGCCGACGCTCTTGTGGATCACGCCGGGGTCGAACGCAAATGGCTGTTCATCCATACGCATTTCCCCCTGCCGGAACAGGTTTATATTGGCGGGGGCATTACCAAATGGGACACCTACCGAGGTAAACCCAACAACAAACCCCGTGATATGGCAGATCGGGCCTTGAACAGGTTTATGTTCAATGATGCATCCTTTGTTTTTCAATGTCTCTGGCGTTTCGGCATTATAGCTTCTGGAGCATCCGATCTTGGCGAACTCTTGACCATCACCAGCCGGGTTGAGGATTTTAACAAAGAAAGCTGGTATAAATCCTGGAATTCAATGGCCGCCAGAGTTCGTTCCATGGGGGATGAATTTGTTGCCTCCGGGCATGATATCAGTGCCGGGCAAGCCTACTTTCGAGCAACAAATTATTACCGGGCCAGTGAAATTTATCTCTCAAAAGACGACCCGCGCAAACATCTGGCCTGGGATGATGGCCGGAAAAGTTTTCTCAAGGCTGCCGCTCTTTCCGGCGGGCGAATTGAACCTGTGCGTATTCCTTATGAAAAGACGACTCTGCCGGGTTATTTTATCAAGGCTGATAACAGCGGCAAAAAACGTCCGCTGCTGATGATTCAGACAGGTCTCGACGGTACCGCCGAGGATCTTTATTTCATTCTCGGTGTACAGGCGGCCAAGCGCGGTTATAACTGCCTCATCTATGAAGGCCCTGGGCAGGGCGAGGCAATTTCTGTTGAGAAGCTGCCCTTCAGATATGATTGGGAGAAGGTTGTCAGTCCGGTTGTCGACTATGCATTGAACCGTTCCGAGGTGGACGCTGACCGTCTGGCCATTATCGGTTATTCCATGGGAGGCTATCTGGTTCCCCGCGCCTTGGCATTCGAGAAACGTATTCGGTGGGGCATTGTCGACGGTGGAGTCTACAGTGTTTTTGACGGCACCATGACCAAGTTCCCAAAGGAGGTTCGTGATGGAGTGGGTAAATCCAGCCGAAAAAAGGATGTGAACAAACTTGCCTATGCGGAAATGGAAAAGCACCCGGACCTGAAACAGTTCATCAACCAGATGCTCTGGACCTTTGACGCTGCCACTCCTTACGATTTGTTCACCATGCTTAAAAAGTACACAATGAAAGATGTGTTCGGTAAAATTGATACTGAAATGCTGGTACTCAATTCCAGTAATGACCAGATCGCCGGGTCCAACGCACAGGCCAAAAAGTTTTATAACGGTCTTAAGTGCAAGAAGAGCTACTTTGAGTTTAACACCGATCATGGCGCACAATTTCACTGCCAGTCAGGCGCGCCGTTTGTATCCAGTGAACGTATATTGAACTGGCTTGATGAACGGGCCAAACCCAAACAGAAGTAA